From a single Stomoxys calcitrans chromosome 4, idStoCalc2.1, whole genome shotgun sequence genomic region:
- the LOC106089670 gene encoding mpv17-like protein, with protein sequence MSLRLRLIGPYVSEGLRAAAIMSAGDILAQTVVEKKQMKDIDVIRTMKYGSLGMLFVGPVLKYWFGLLDRTIRGKQGSVSRTLKKMAVDQTIMAPALNFTIAGLVGLINSEEPRQIMERIKVQYPDIMKTNYMIWPAVQIINFGLVPLRYQVVFVQTIAVFWNCFVSQMLNEKLSKSLDEVAEEQTSTSLQSN encoded by the coding sequence ATGTCTCTACGATTGCGGTTAATAGGTCCATATGTGTCCGAAGGACTGCGGGCTGCAGCGATCATGAGCGCTGGTGATATTCTGGCACAGACAGTGGTGgagaaaaaacaaatgaaagatatCGATGTGATTCGCACCATGAAATATGGATCATTGGGAATGTTATTTGTTGGGCCCGTATTAAAATATTGGTTTGGACTACTGGATCGGACCATAAGAGGAAAGCAGGGTAGTGTCTCACGTACATTGAAAAAGATGGCAGTTGATCAGACCATAATGGCTCCAGCATTAAACTTTACCATTGCCGGATTAGTGGGACTCATCAACAGTGAAGAGCCACGACAGATTATGGAACGCATTAAAGTCCAATATCCGGATataatgaaaacaaattatATGATATGGCCAGCTGTTCAAATTATAAACTTTGGCCTGGTGCCACTCAGATACCAAGTAGTGTTTGTACAAACGATAGCTGTGTTTTGGAATTGTTTCGTTTCTCAAATGCTTAATGAAAAGTTAAGTAAATCTCTGGATGAAGTTGCTGAAGAACAAACATCAACAAGTCTACAAAGTAATTGA
- the LOC106089668 gene encoding probable ATP-dependent RNA helicase DDX56 — protein MTEKRRLTQFHEMELDDRILKAISKLGWSEPTLIQEAAIPLLLEGKDVIVKARTGSGKTAAFALPLLQKILNSKLNAAEQCISGLVLAPSKELCQQTRKAMEQMSEKCGKVLRVVDLSSNDVVAQKHVLSERPDVVITTPAKVLSHLQSGAMDLKHLETLIVDEADLVFSFGFEKDIKKLVEYLPPIYQAILVSATITDEVMNMKSIILNNPVILKLEEPELVPESQLSHQRILAEENDKPAILYALLKLRLVRGKNVIFVNSVDRCYKLKLFLEQFSIKSCVLNSELPAKIRIHTINQFNQGIYDFIIASDEHMLENPGRNKSDRESGASRGIDFQCVTNVINFDFPKDVNSYIHRAGRTARGNNKGTVLSMVSIKDKTINDEVEVRLKAGYMSDEQIIKNYQFKMEEVEAFRYRAKDAWRAITRTAVHEARVREIKAEIFNSEKLKGFFSENTRDLQVLRHDKPLKTVKVQPHLSHVPEYIVPKALKRIATTPITSTSASTSKKPRYFNSSAKAAYENKSNNPLLCSEIDFGKKHGGGKRRK, from the exons ATGACGGAAAAACGTCGTTTAACTCAATTCCATGAAATGGAACTTGACGATAGAATTTTAAAG GCTATTTCAAAGTTGGGCTGGAGTGAGCCCACATTGATACAAGAAGCGGCCATTCCTTTGCTGCTGGAGGGCAAAGATGTCATAGTGAAAGCTCGCACAGGTTCGGGCAAAACCGCCGCCTTTGCCCTTCCCTTACTTCAGAAAATACTCAATTCCAAATTAAATGCAGCTGAGCAATGTATAAGTGGTTTGGTGCTAGCGCCTAGCAAAGAACTTTGTCAACAGACACGCAAAGCCATGGAACAAATGAGTGAGAAATGTGGCAAAGTTTTGCGTGTAGTAGATCTCTCATCCAATGATGTGGTGGCACAGAAACATGTTCTGTCAGAGAGGCCAGATGTTGTTATAACAACTCCAGCAAAAGTTTTATCACACTTGCAGTCAGGAGCTATGGATCTGAAACATTTGGAAACGCTCATAGTTGATGAAGCCGATTTGGTGTTTTCATTCGGCTTTGAAAAGGACATAAAGAAACTTGTGGAATATTTGCCTCCCATATATCAGGCCATTTTGGTGTCGGCCACCATCACAGATGAAGTGATGAACATGAAGAGCATAATATTGAATAATCCCGTAATATTGAAGCTAGAAGAACCAGAACTAGTGCCAGAGAGTCAATTGTCACATCAAAGGATATTGGCTGAAGAAAATGATAAGCCCGCCATTTTGTATGCCTTGTTGAAGTTACGTTTGGTGCGGGGCAAGAATGTTATTTTCGTTAATTCGGTAGATCGTTGTTATAA ACTTAAACTTTTCCTAGAACAGTTTAGCATAAAATCATGTGTCCTCAACTCGGAATTGCCTGCCAAAATTCGTATACACACCATAAATCAATTTAATCAGGGCATTTATGATTTTATCATCGCCTCCGACGAACATATGTTGGAAAATCCTGGACGAAATAAATCTGATCGGGAATCAGGTGCCTCTAGAGGCATCGATTTCCAATGTGTCACCAATGTTATCAACTTTGATTTCCCTAAAGATGTTAATTCCTATATTCATCGGGCAGGACGTACTGCTAGAGGCAACAACAAAGGCACAGTTCTCTCAATGGTAAGCATTAAGGATAAGACCATAAACGATGAAGTTGAAGTGCGACTAAAGGCTGGTTATATGAGCGACGAACAGATTATTAA gAACTATCAATTTAAAATGGAAGAAGTCGAAGCTTTTCGTTATAGAGCTAAAGATGCATGGCGTGCCATTACCCGTACTGCGGTACATGAAGCCCGTGTACGTGAAATTAAAGCGGAAATCTTCAATAGTGAAAAGCTGAAAGGGTTCTTTAGTGAAAATACGCGAGATCTACAAGTCTTGCGACATGATAAACCTTTGAAAACGGTAAAAGTTCAACCTCACTTATCTCATGTTCCTGAGTATATTGTGCCAAAGGCTCTTAAGCGTATTGCTACCACTCCCATTACCTCAACTTCTGCAAGTACATCGAAAAAACCACGGTACTTCAACTCATCGGCCAAAGCTGCCTATGAAAATAAATCTAACAATCCATTGTTGTGCAGTGAAATAGATTTTGGCAAAAAACACGGAGGTGGAAAACGCCGTAAATAA